One region of Salinibacterium sp. TMP30 genomic DNA includes:
- a CDS encoding redoxin domain-containing protein, whose translation MRIIKAVYGEATATLALLMIALVVVRAMVESQPWWLAAALPWGVYALYLALLMTRLVVVQRRHPWVQLSVAAVGVGLSFIAGPFAVLVAALGLAVILGYNYWYSVQHVTARPVRVDAPLPLFPLTTLDGALVDSSVLTHQPHVIMFIRGNWCPFCMAQVSQIAAQYRELDKRGVAVAIISPQKPEGTVALAKRFDIPLTYYIDADGAAATMLDIVQSGGTPVMFSTGTNGDTVVPTVIITDRTGKVLWAEHTDNHRVRPESTTFLDVLDQHGIRAR comes from the coding sequence ATGCGAATCATCAAAGCGGTGTACGGCGAAGCCACGGCAACGCTAGCCCTCTTGATGATCGCGCTCGTCGTGGTTCGGGCGATGGTCGAGTCGCAGCCGTGGTGGCTCGCTGCTGCCCTGCCGTGGGGTGTGTATGCCCTCTATTTGGCGTTGCTGATGACGCGACTCGTTGTTGTGCAGCGTCGGCATCCGTGGGTTCAGCTCTCAGTTGCGGCGGTTGGTGTGGGGCTGTCGTTTATCGCGGGGCCGTTCGCCGTTCTCGTTGCCGCCCTGGGGCTCGCCGTGATTCTCGGCTACAACTACTGGTACTCGGTGCAGCACGTGACAGCGCGGCCCGTGCGCGTCGATGCGCCCCTGCCGCTGTTCCCCCTCACCACACTGGATGGCGCTCTCGTTGACAGCAGTGTGCTCACTCACCAACCGCACGTCATCATGTTCATACGCGGCAACTGGTGCCCATTTTGCATGGCCCAGGTCAGCCAGATCGCCGCACAGTATCGCGAACTCGATAAACGCGGTGTCGCCGTGGCGATCATCAGCCCCCAAAAGCCGGAAGGCACTGTGGCACTGGCTAAACGCTTCGACATCCCGCTGACCTATTACATCGATGCGGATGGCGCGGCTGCTACCATGCTCGACATTGTGCAGTCCGGCGGCACGCCTGTCATGTTCAGCACAGGCACCAACGGCGACACTGTTGTTCCGACCGTGATCATCACCGACCGCACTGGAAAGGTGCTTTGGGCGGAACACACCGACAACCACCGGGTGCGCCCCGAATCGACCACGTTCCTAGACGTGCTCGATCAGCACGGCATCCGAGCACGCTAG